The following are encoded in a window of Rosa chinensis cultivar Old Blush chromosome 4, RchiOBHm-V2, whole genome shotgun sequence genomic DNA:
- the LOC112197213 gene encoding B-box zinc finger protein 24, translating into MKIQCDVCEKAPATVICCADEAALCAKCDVEVHAANKLASKHQRLLLESLSNKLPRCDICQDKAAFIFCVEDRALFCQDCDESIHSANSLSANHQRFLATGIRVALSSPCTKDAETSSVEPPNHSPQLVSTKVPTPHASLISSPWGVDDLLQLSDFESSDKKESLEFGELEWIADMGLFGEQFPQEALAAAEVPQLPVSQSSNYTSYRPPKSNSPFKKPRIEIPDDDDEHFTVPDLGIF; encoded by the exons ATGAAGATTCAGTGCGATGTGTGTGAGAAAGCTCCGGCGACGGTGATTTGTTGCGCTGACGAGGCGGCACTGTGTGCCAAATGTGATGTTGAAGTGCACGCAGCAAATAAACTCGCAAGCAAGCACCAGAGGCTTCTTCTTGAATCTCTATCCAACAAGCTCCCGAGATGTGATATATGCCAA GACAAGGCAGCTTTTATATTCTGTGTCGAAGACAGAGCCCTCTTTTGTCAGGATTGTGATGAATCAATTCATTCAGCCAATAGCCTCTCTGCCAACCACCAGAGGTTCCTCGCCACTGGAATCCGAGTTGCATTGAGCTCTCCTTGTACTAAGGACGCTGAAACAAGTAGCGTAGAGCCACCCAATCATAGTCCACAGCTGGTTTCAACAAAAGTGCCAACGCCACATGCTTCTCTCATCTCATCTCCTTGGGGTGTTGATGACTTGCTGCAGTTATCAGATTTTGAATCTTCTGACAAG AAAGAGTCGCTTGAGTTTGGAGAGCTTGAATGGATAGCAGATATGGGTCTTTTTGGTGAGCAGTTTCCTCAGGAGGCTCTGGCAGCAGCTGAAGTACCTCAGCTTCCAGTATCACAATCAAGCAACTATACGTCATATAGACCCCCGAAATCAAACAGTCCATTCAAGAAGCCTAGGATTGAAATcccagatgatgatgatgagcatTTCACTGTTCCTGATCTTGGCATATTTTAG
- the LOC112197212 gene encoding protein YIF1B-B, producing MYNNVGAQPGVPRPPANPQPNPFGNTFYGAGSGLIRGGLGAYGEKILGSSSEYVQSNISRYFSDPQYYFQVNDQYVRNKLKVVLFPFLHRGHWTRITEPVGGRLSYKPPIYDINAPDLYIPFMAFGTYVVLAGFSLGRHGKFSPEALNWLFIKGLLGWFVQVIILKITLFSLGGGEAPLLDMVAYAGYTFTGLCLAVLGRIMWNYSYYFLMPWTCLCMGVFLVKTMKRVLFAEVRSYDSSKHHYLLLFIALAQFPVFTWLGNISVNWLI from the exons ATGTACAATAATGTGGGAGCCCAGCCCGGTGTGCCGAGACCACCTGCAAATCCCCAGCCTAATCCGTTTGGAAATACGTTTTATGGTGCTGGTTCAGGACTTATCCGAGGTGGATTGGGTGCCTATGGAGAGAAAATTCTAGGATCAAGCTCTGAGTATGTACAAAGCAAC ATTAGTAGATATTTCTCTGATCCTCAGTATTACTTCCAAGTGAATGATCAGTATGTGAGGAACAAATTGAAGGTGGTTCTATTTCCATTTCTCCACAGG GGTCATTGGACACGGATAACTGAGCCCGTAGGAGGCAGACTTTCTTATAAACCCCCAATATACGATATCAATGCACCCGACCTATACATTCCCTTTATGGCATTTGGTACCTATGTGGTTTTGGCTGGCTTCTCATTGGGTCGTCATGGGAA GTTCAGCCCTGAGGCTCTAAACTGGTTATTTATCAAGGGATTGCTTGGCTGGTTTGTGCAAGTTATAATTCTGAAAATCACGTTGTTTTCGTTGGGTGGTGGTGAGGCGCCCTTGCTAGATATGGTGGCATATGCAGGGTATACTTTCACTGGGTTATGCTTGGCTGTGCTTGGACGGATTATGTGGAATTATTCGTACTATTTTTTGATGCCTTGGACCTGTTTATGCATGGGAGTCTTCTTGGTGAAGACTATGAAGAGAGTCCTCTTTGCAGAGGTGAGGAGTTATGATTCAAGCAAGCACCATTATCTCCTGCTCTTCATTGCTTTGGCTCAGTTCCCAGTTTTTACTTGGCTTGGTAACATTAGTGTTAATTGGCTGATATAA